One Vicinamibacteria bacterium DNA segment encodes these proteins:
- a CDS encoding aryl-sulfate sulfotransferase, translating into MRWKARVWLPGFILAAGCEGGREIPEEESTAAEAIPRPSGLVTRKPGASPGYILYAPLLSDTTYLIDADGLVVHTWKSPHAPQGSVYLTNDGRLLRGARVESKVFRGGGTGGRIEEYVWEGELSWSYSFATDDHISHHDIEPLPGGNILAIAWERKTAEEAKRAGRRPDVVPEQGVWPDKVVEIEPRRPEGGRIVWEWHAWDHLIQNVDPELPNYGDPAAHPHRIDINGDGGPKAVDPEELAELKALGYVSEDTDASDLSSDLFHTNAVAYNEALDQIGLSTPNFSEIWILDHGTTTAEARTGTGGRFRRGGDLLYRWGNPAAYGRHENAPRQLFAQHDVRWIPDGLPGAGRLTIFNNDVPGPGEKNYSQVVEIAPPVDDEGRYVAPESGPFGPDEPAWKYEAPDQTSFYSDFISGAQRLPNGNTLICQGRDGRIFEVTPDGEIVWDYWTPYSGTVTLADGSQPQPVEGFTYAVFRATKIPPDHPALEGR; encoded by the coding sequence ATGCGTTGGAAGGCGAGGGTGTGGCTCCCGGGGTTCATACTGGCAGCCGGCTGTGAAGGAGGTCGTGAAATCCCGGAGGAGGAGTCGACCGCAGCGGAAGCAATCCCGAGGCCGAGTGGCCTCGTCACGCGGAAGCCGGGCGCTTCGCCAGGTTACATCCTCTACGCGCCCCTTCTTTCCGACACGACTTACCTCATCGACGCCGACGGGCTCGTCGTCCACACGTGGAAGAGCCCCCACGCGCCGCAGGGCTCCGTGTACCTGACGAACGACGGTCGCCTCCTTCGCGGCGCACGGGTGGAATCGAAAGTCTTCCGGGGCGGCGGCACGGGAGGTCGCATCGAGGAGTACGTCTGGGAGGGCGAGCTCTCTTGGAGCTATTCCTTCGCTACCGACGACCACATCAGCCATCACGATATCGAGCCCCTCCCCGGCGGAAACATCCTGGCGATAGCATGGGAGCGCAAGACCGCCGAAGAAGCGAAGAGAGCGGGACGCCGTCCCGACGTCGTGCCCGAGCAGGGCGTCTGGCCCGACAAAGTCGTGGAGATCGAGCCTCGACGTCCAGAGGGTGGGCGGATCGTTTGGGAGTGGCACGCCTGGGACCATTTGATCCAGAACGTCGACCCTGAGCTTCCGAACTACGGGGACCCGGCCGCGCACCCTCATCGCATCGACATCAACGGAGACGGCGGGCCCAAGGCGGTCGATCCGGAAGAGCTTGCAGAGCTGAAGGCGCTCGGCTACGTGAGCGAGGACACCGACGCGTCCGACTTGAGCTCCGACTTGTTTCACACCAACGCCGTCGCTTACAACGAGGCGCTCGATCAGATTGGCCTCAGCACGCCCAATTTCAGCGAGATCTGGATTCTCGATCACGGCACCACCACCGCCGAGGCCCGCACCGGCACGGGAGGGCGCTTCCGGCGAGGAGGAGACCTCCTCTATCGCTGGGGAAACCCCGCCGCTTATGGCCGCCACGAGAACGCTCCGCGCCAGCTCTTCGCGCAGCACGACGTGCGGTGGATTCCCGACGGCCTCCCGGGAGCGGGGCGTCTCACCATTTTCAACAACGACGTTCCCGGACCGGGCGAGAAGAACTACTCCCAGGTCGTCGAGATCGCACCCCCGGTCGACGACGAGGGCCGATACGTCGCACCCGAGAGCGGACCCTTCGGTCCGGACGAGCCCGCCTGGAAGTACGAGGCTCCTGACCAGACCTCGTTCTACTCGGACTTCATCTCCGGAGCGCAGAGACTCCCGAATGGAAACACGTTGATTTGCCAGGGGCGGGACGGGAGGATCTTCGAGGTGACTCCCGACGGAGAGATCGTTTGGGATTACTGGACGCCGTACTCGGGCACGGT